From the Mycobacterium noviomagense genome, the window GTCGTAGTGAGCCTGCACGTCCTCGAAGAACGGGGTCAGCGGCACGGACATGAGCGGTGGGAGCCTTTCTGCCGACAGCGTCATGACGGCTCGATGCCTTCGTTGCATGCTAGATAAATTGCGGGTCGCCTCTCGTCGCCGACACGGCCCGGGTGTGAAGGCAACAATCCCGTAGCGGTCATTAGACCGCGCTCAGCATAGCGCCCACGGCCAGGCCAAGCACCAATAAGGCGCCCGCCAGGCGGACGTGCACCCAGGCCAGCGCGGCGTACCACAGCGGCCAGACGGGGTAGTTCGCGGGCGGCTGGTCAGGTGGCGGCTGGCGAAAATACGGCCAGACCTTCAGCATTCGTGGCAGCGCCAGAACAACGGTCAACGCCGGCCACGGCATTGCGCGGACCGCCACCGCCACCGCGACCAGCACATAGAAACCGACCATCATGGCCAGCGTCACAACGCGTGCGCGCGCTGCGCCGAGCACGACCGGCAGCGTATGGATCCCGAGCGGCCGATCGTACGGGATTTTGTCGATGTGCTTGCCCATCAACACCGTCGTGCACAGCAGCCCGTAAGGCAGCGAAGCCAGCAGCACGTTCCAGCCGACCGTGCCCACCGCCGAGTAGTACGTGCCGCACACCATCAACGGCCCCCAGACGACGAAGACGTCCGGCTCGCCCAGCCCGCGCTTCTTGAGCCGCAGCGGCGGCGCGGTGTACGCGACGCTCAGCATGAACCCGCTCAGCGCGAACGCAAGTACCGGCCAGCCGCGGGCCAAGCTCAGCACCACCAGGATCACCAGGTCCGCCAGGTTGACGACAGCGATCGCCAGCAGCAGGGTCCGGCGGCTGACCAGCCCCGAGAGCACCGGGTGCGGCGCGTAGAGCGCCCGCGGGTAGCTCTCGCTGTCGGTGCCGACCTGGGTGTCGTAAAGGTCGTTCATCAGGTTGTTGGCTATGTGCGCCAACGTGATTCCCACGATGGCCAGTACCAGCCAGCGCCAGTCCAACCCGGGCTTGCCGACGGCCAGCAACGCAGCGACCAGACCGGCAACCACGGTCATGGGCAGCACCGCCGCCCGGGTGACGACGATCCAGCGGGTGATCGTGTCAACCGGTCCGTCCGGGGGCGGGTTGGTGGTGCGCAGCGCGTAGGCCCACGACTTCAGTCGCGAACGGGCCGTCAGCTCAGGCATCGAGGTTCTCACGCCGCGGCGGCACGATCGGCGCGGGGTGCGGTTGGGCGTTGAACTTCTCCAGAGACCCGCCGGCCTCCACAATCCCGCAGAGCGCGCTCCAACTGAGCATGGTGAGGTAGTCGATCAATTCCTCTTTGCTCATCCGCGGATCCGAGATCCAGGAGTGGGTGGCCAGCTGCACGCCGCCGACGATCATGTAGGCCCACGGTCCGACCCCGCCGGTGTCCATCCCCACCTCTTGCATACGGCGGCGCAGCATCACCGAGAGCATGCGGGCGATGATTCGCTCGGAGTCGGCGATCACCTTGTTCTTGCTGGGCGAACTGTTCGCCATCACGAACCGATAGGGTTCCGGCTCGGCGGAGACCGTTTCGACGTAGACCCGGATGATCTCGCGGGTCAAATCGAAGCCGTCCATGTTCGCCGACAGCGCTGCGGCCATGTTGGGGATCAGCGTTGTCTGCGCGAAGCGCATCAGCACCGCACTCGTCAGATCGTTCTTGTCGACGAAGTAGCGGTACAGCACGGTCTTGGAGACCCCGATCTCGGCGGCGATCTCGTCCATGCTCAGGAAGCGGCCGTGGCGGCGAATCGCGGTAATGGTGCCGTCGATCAGCTCGTTGCGGCGCTCCACCTTGTGCCGGTGCCAGCGCCGTTTTCGACCATCAGTTTTGACGGTCCCCGCCGGAGCATGTTGCGCCACTATCGCCGATTCCCATTCACTAGACGCCTCGATACTACGGGTTTCTACGACGGGTTTCCTTCATGTGGCCAAGGGGCGGTTACAGTAACCGGCGCCTTGGCGACGACGCGACTAGGAATCACCGCGGCCGGATAGCGGATGATGGTCTGGTGGCCCCCGAACCGTATCGGCCAGAGCTAGCGGCGGCCCATGCGCAGCCGATGACAAGCCCGGCACGCCGGGCCGGTGTTTCGTTCGCCGAATCGTTCGTCGGAGCCGATGGCGAGGCCGACGCGCAGCGGCGCCGCGCGCTACGCCGGATGAAGGTCGTGGCGCTGAGTTTCCTGGTCGGCGCCAGCGTGGTGTTTCTGGGCTGCCGGTGGGCGCAGGCCGGCGGTTCGGCCGCCGCCTGGATCGGCTACGTTCGCGCGGCCGCCGAGGCCGGCATGGTCGGCGCGATGGCCGACTGGTTCGCCGTCACCGCGCTGTTCAAGCATCCACTCGGCATTCCGATCCCGCACACCGCGATCATCAAACGCAAAAAAGACCAGCTCGGCGAGGGCCTCGGGACTTTTGTGCGGGAGAATTTCCTGTCCCCGCCGGTCGTCGAATCGAAGTTGCGGGACGCTCAAATTCCCAGCCGGCTCGGCAAGTGGCTCTCCCAAGCCGACCACGCGCAGCGGGTGGCCGCCGAGACGGCGACCGTGCTGCGGGTACTGGTGGAGCTGCTGCGCGACGACGACGTCCAGCACGTCATCGACCGCATGATCATCAAGCGCATCGCCGAACCCCAGTGGGGTCCGCCGGTGGGCCGGGTGCTGGCCACCTTGTTGGCCGAAAACCGCCAGGAAGCGTTGATCCAGTTGCTGGCCGACCGGGCCTTCCACTGGTCACTGAACGCCGGCGAAGTCATCCAGCGGGTGGTCGAGCGCGACTCCCCGAGCTGGTCGCCGCGGTTCATCGACCATCTGGTCGGCGACCGCATCCACCGCGAGCTGATGGACTTCACCGACAAAGTGCGCCGCGACCCCAATCACGAACTGCGCCGCTCGGCGACCCGGTTTTTGTTCGACTTCGCCGAGGACCTGCAGCACGATCCGGCCACCATTGCCCGCGCCGAGGCCGTCAAGGAACAGCTGATGGCCCGCGACGAGATCACCAATGCCGCGGCGACGGCGTGGAAGACGCTGAAAAGGCTGGTGCTCGAGGGTGTCGACGACCCATCCAGCGCACTGCGGAGCCGCATCACCGACACCGTCATCCGCATCGGTGAATCGCTGCGCGACGACGCCGACCTGCGCGACAAGGTCGACAACTGGATCGTGCGGGCCGCACAACACCTGGTCTCGCAGTACGGGGTGGAGATCACCACGATCATCACCGACACCATCGAACGCTGGGACGCCGAGGAAGCCAGCCGACGCATCGAGCTGCACGTCGGCCGCGACTTGCAGTTCATCCGGATCAACGGCACGGTGGTGGGTGCGTTGGCCGGGCTGTTGATCTACACGGTCGCCCAACTCCTTTTCTGAGCAGTGCTAACAGTGCTTGCAATAGTTAGCACTAGGCCGTACGGTGGTGTCGTCGCACCGACCGACTAAGGGAGTTCACCAATGCCGCAGGAGGAGAAGCTTGCCGCAGTGGTGTCCACCGCCGCGGCCGACATCGGCAGTTTCATCAGGGCGCAGCGTGAGGCGGCGCAAGTATCGGTGCGGCAACTGGCCGAGAAGGCCGGTGTCAGCAACCCGTATCTGTCCCAGATCGAGCGCGGGTTGCGCAAACCGTCCGCGGATGTGCTGAACCAGATCGCCAAGGCACTGCGGGTCTCCGCCGAGGTTCTCTACGTACGGGCTGGGATTCTCGAGCCCAGTGAGACCAGCGAGGTGCGAGACGCCATCATCACCGACACGGCGATCACCGAGCGGCAAAAGCAGGTCCTGCTCGACATCTACACGTCGTTCGTCCAGCAGAACGAAGCCCAGCAAAACGAAGCCGCACGTGAGGAGCCTGCGCCTGCCTAACTCCCGATCAGGCGGTAATTAACCGCATCTAGGAAAACCGTTCCGTGAAACGATCCTCCGAACGACCCATGAAAGGAAACAACATGGCCGAGAACCCGACCGCTGACGATCTGAGGGCGCCGTTACTCGCGGCATTGGGCGCCGCCGACCTGGCTTTGGCCACGGTCAACGACTTGCTCGCTGAATTGCGCGAACGCGCCGAAGGGACCCGCACCGACACCCGCAGCCGGGTCGAGGAGCGCCGCGCCCGTCTGGCCAAGCGGCGCGAGGAGCTGCCCGAGCAACTGCGCGAGCAGCTGCGCGAGCTGCGTGGGCGGTTTACCGCGGATGAGCTGCGCTCGGCCGCCGAAGGCTACCTCGAGGCCGCGACCAGCCGGTACAACGAGCTGGTCGAGCGCGGCGAGCTCGCTCTCGAGCGGCTGCGCAGCCAAGGTCGCTTCGATGAGGCGTCGGCGCGCGCCGAGGGCTATGTCGACCAGGCGGTGGAGTTGACCCAGGAGGCGCTGGGCACGGTCGCGTCGCAGACCCGCGCGGTCGGTGAGCGCGCCGCCAAGCTGGTTGGTATCGAGCTGCCCAAGAAGCAGCAGGCGGCCAAGAAGACGCCCGCCAAAAGCACGCCGGCAAAGAAGACTCCGGCCAAGAAGACCGCGGCCAAGAAGGCGCCGGCCAAGAAGGCGCCGGCCAAGAAGGTCACCCAGAAGTAATTCGCTTCGGCCGCTGCCCGCTGTGGCAGCGGCGGGTCAACAACACACTCGACTCCGGGTCGCCTCGCCGAGGCGGCTCGGAGTCGACGTCTGTGACACAACCCGCATAGGCTTACGGCGTGAGCCTTGTGCATACCGTCCTGGTCATCCTGCTGATCGGCGTACTGATGACGACGCTGTACGCGTTTGTGCATGCGGCAATGCAGCGTCCCGACGCCTACACCGCCGCGGAGAAGCTGACCAAGCCGGTCTGGCTGCTGATCCTGGGCGCTGCCATGCCGCTCGCATGGCTGCTGGGCGTCCTGGGTATGGCGATCGCGGCCTGCGCGTCGGGGGTCTACCTGGTTGATGTCCGGCCGAAATTGCTTGAAATTCAAGGTAAATCGCACTAGCGGCATGCGAGCCGTGATCGCCGTCGCCGCGGCGACAGGCGTGGCGCTGCTGGGCGCTGCCTCGGCATCGGCCGATTCCAGCACAGGGGTGACGCCGCCGTTCGTGGACCACACCGAATGGGTGCACTGGGGCAACCTGTCCAGCCTGCGGGTCTACCCGACGCCGTCGGGCCGCGCAGCGGCGATCCGGGAGGCCGACCCCGATGAGGCCTGGAGCGAGGTGCTTGCGCTGGCCCCCGACGCCAACAGCGCCAGCATGCACGCGCAGTTCGTCTGCCACTGGCAGTTGGCCGAGCTGGCGCAGCCCGGCAAGGTCAGCTGGAACCTCGAGCCGTGGCGGCCAGTGGTCGACGACACCACGATGCTCGCGTCCGGCTGCAATCCCGGCGGCCCCGAAGAGCCGCTGTAGTGCGGGCTCCGCTCACCCGCAAGGAACTGGCCGGCCTGGTCGACCACACCCTGCTCAAACCCGAGGCGACTGCGGCCGACGTGGCTGCCGTCGCCGCCGAAGCCGCCGAGCTCGGCGCGTATGCGGTGTGTGTTTCGCCGTCAATGGTGCCGATCGCGATCGGCGCCGGTGTGCGGGTCGCCGCGGTGGCCGGTTTTCCGTCGGGCAAGCACCTGTCCGCAGTCAAGGCGCAGGAAGCGGAGTTGGCGGTGGCTGCCGGCGCCAGCGAGGTCGACATGGTCATCGACATCGGCGCCGCACTGGCCGGTGATTTTGCCGCGGTTCGCTCCGACGTCGCTGCGGTGCGCGCGGCGGTGCCGGCTGCCGTGCTCAAGGTGATCGTGGAGTCCGCAGCGCTACTGAGGCTGCGCGACGCCGACACGTTAGTGCAGGTGTGCCGCGCCGCCGCGGAAGCCGGCGCCGATTTAGTCAAGACCTCCACCGGGTTCCATCCCGCGGGCGGCGCGTCGGTGCACGCCGTGGCGCTGATGGCCGACGCCGTCGGCGGGCGGCTCGGGATCAAGGCCAGCGGCGGCATCCGCACCGCTACTGACGCGCTGGCCATGTTGGAGGCGGGCGCCACCCGGCTGGGGTTGTCGGGCACCCGCGCGGTGCTCGACGGACTGCGCTGAAGGTGTCAGAGGCTGCCGAAGCAGTCTTGACCGGTCTGCGGCTGCGACGACGACGCCGGGATGGTGGCGTTTTGGCTTGAAAACGTCGCCTGCACACCGGAATCGGTGACCTTCACGCTGTCGGCGTGGATGCCTAACGGATAGTTCTGGGTCGCTTTCGAGGTCAGGTCGTCGAGGTTCTTCTGCACCGTATCGGTCGACATCTTCGAGCCGAGCGCCTTCAATTCGACCACCTGCAGCGACAGCCCGTTGTTGGCGATCTGCGGCTTGACGGTGGCGCTGTCCAGCAAGCCCTTCAATTGGACGGTGCCGTCGCTGGTGTTGGTGGTGACCTTGCTGGTGACCAGGCTGCCGATCACCGGGATGGCGTCCTGAATGGAGTCCTTGATCCCGTCCGACGACCAGGTGATGGTGCCGTTGATCGACCCGATCGTGCCCTTGGAGGTCCCGGAGTTCGCCAGCCGCACATCGCGGATGTCAAGGCTGATCTTCATGCCCTTGGCGCTGCGCACCTGATTGCCCGCCGTCTGTACGGAGATGCGGGTGTAGTGCCCGGTGATGTACTGCCACAGCACCGGCGGTGCCGCGGCGAACGACACGTTCGCGGAGTCCTGCACCTCGCACTGCACCGCGTTGGTCACCTTGCTGTCGGCGGCGTGCCGAGTGTAGAGCTCGGCGCCGATGAGCCCGGCCAGGACCAACGCCAGCACGGTGACCAGGGTGAGCATGATGGCCGTGGGGTTGCGGAAGAAGCCGCGGTGGGTTTTCACGGGCTTGTCTTTCGACTCGGGTTGCATGGACAGCCGCGTTGTGGCCTGGTCGGACCCCTCTGGCCCGGGACCGGGCTGGCGCGGCTGCTGGGTAGGCGGGCGGCCAGGCTGCTGCTGCGGCGGAGGCGGGGGCGGTCCGGGCTGCTGTGGCCGGGACGACGGCGGCGGTCCGGGTTGACGCGGCGGAGGGCCGGCCGGGCGGCGCGGCTCCTGCGGACGGCGCGGCTCCTGGGGGCGGCCGGGATATGGAATCCGCTGGGTTGGCGACTGCGACGGCGGAGGCGGGGGTTGCGGACCAGGGGTGGTCGGGCGCGCCCATTCCGAGGGGTCGCCGCCGGAAGGCCCTTGCGGATTCGTCACCAGCGCGATTGTGCCTTATTGAACTGAGCGAAGTCTATGAGGTCTACAGCTTGGCGAAGCAGGGGTCCGATTCGCCGGGTGGAATCGATGCGTTGCGCGTCGAAAAGTGCGCTGCCACACTGTCGTTGGTGACCTGCACGCTGTCGGCGTGAACACCGAGCGGATAGTCGTTGGTCAGGCTGGACGCGAAGGTGTCCAGCGCTGCCTGCGCGGTCTCGTGCGGCACGGTGGTACCCAGCGCCGTCACCTTGACCACCTGCAGCGACAACCCGTTATTCGCGACCTGCGGCTTGACGGTGACACTGCCCAGACCCAGTGCACCCCTGAGCTCGACCGTGCCGTCAGCCGGGTTGGTGGTCACGGTATTGACCAGGCCACCCAGGAACGGGACAGCGTCTTGCACCGTTTGCTTGATGCCTTCTGACGACCAGGTGACGTTGGCGTCGAGTGCGCTGATGGTGCCCTTGGAATTGGCGTTGCCGTTCAGATCGACCTTGTCGATGTGAATATCGGCCTTCATGCCCTTGGCGCTGCGGATTTGGTTGCCCGCCGTCTTTATCGAGATATCGCGGTAATTGCCGGTCAGATGCTGCAGCAGGAACGGGGTGGGGCCGAACGACACGCTCACCTTGTCCTGGACGACGCATTGAGTGGCCGCGGCGACCACGCTGTCGGCGCGGTGGCGTGCATACAACTCGGCTCCGATAACGCCGGCGATCAGCAGCGCCACCACGATTACGACAGCCAGAACGATCGACAGCGGGTCGCGCAGGAAGCGGCGCTTGGTTTTCACGGGTGCTGACGTGCCCTCCGACGGCGGCTGACCAGGCGGCGGGCCAGCCGGGTAATCCTGTGGGTACGGCGCCTGGCCGGGCGGGGGTGCAGCCGGGTAGTCCTGCGGGTACGTCGGCTGGCCGGGAGGCGCTGCCGGGTAGTCCTGTGTCGGCTGGGTCGGCTGCGTCGGCCCGCTCGGAGGTGGCTCGGACTGTCCCGGGACCGGCTCCGTGCGATCGCCTGGAGGCTGATGCTCACCGGGATGCATTTGCCCGGTTGGCGCCTCGGACGGTGCCGCGGGTTCCTCAGCCGGACTCTCGCTTGCTGGGCGGGCCCACTCCGACGGGTCCTCGTGTGGCGGCCCTTGCGGATTTGTCACCCGCGCGATTCTGCCTTATCGAGGTGGGGGATGGCGGCCCGATTTCGCAGCACGGCGATCGTGTCGCGGGCCGCGGCAACGGTGTCGAGATCGACGTCGGCGAGCACCAGCTGCGGCTGCGGGCCCGCGGCCGCTACGACCTCGCCGAATGGCGATGCCACCAGGCTGCCGCCCACACCCAGCGGGGCCTTGGAGTCGGTCGAGCCCGAGTCGGCCTGCCCCGCTGCGGCGACGTAACTGGTCGAGTCCAGTGCGCGGGCCCGGGCCAGCAGCGTCCACTGCTCCAGCTTCCCCGGACCTGAGCCCCATGACGCGCTGACCGTGATCAGTTGGGCACCGCGGCTGGCCAACTCGATGTAGAGCTGAGGAAACCGCATGTCGTAGCAGGTGGTCAATCCCACGCCGACGCCGTCGACGGTGATCACCACCGGCTCGCGGCCCGGGGCGACGGTGCGTGACTCGGTGAAGCCGAAAGCGTCGTACAGGTGGATCTTGTGGTAGACGGCGTCGGTGGCCGGTCCCGCCGCGATCAGCGTGTTGGTGACGCGCCCGTCGCCGGCGGGAGTGAACATCCCGGCGATCACCGTGATGCCGGCATCTGCTGCGATCCGGCGCACCCCGTCGGCCCACGGTCCGTCGACCGGCTCGGCGATCGGGCCCAACGGGACGCCGAAGCGGCACATGGTCGCTTCTGGAAACACCACCAAGGTCGCGCCGGCGTCGGCGGCCCGGCTGCTGTACTCGCGCACAAGCTGCAGGTTGGCTGCCGGATCGGTGCCGCTGAGGATCTGCGCCAAGGCAATCCGCATGATTGCCAGCCTAGGGGCGATCGCAAGCGCGGCGGAGCCGGGCGCAGCGGGTCGCCCCGGTTGGTGTTGGGCGATCGCAAGCGCGGCGGAGCCGGGCGCAGCGGGTCGCCCCGGTTGGTGTTGGGCGATCGCAAGCGCGGCGGAGCCGGGCGCAGCGGGTCGCCCCGGTTGGTGTTGGGCGATCGCAAGCGCGGCGGAGCCGGGCGCAGCGGGTCGCCCCGGTTGGTGTTGGGCGATCGCAAGCGCGGCGGAGCCGGGCGCAGCGGGTCGCCCCGGTTGGTGTTGGGCGATCGCAAGCGCGGCGGAGCCGGGCGCAGCGGGTCGCCCCGTCGGCGAGGGCCGTATGCACCACAGCGCAACCGTCAGGCGTTCTCACTGATCCACATCGTGGTGAATCGCTGCTCGGCGATCAGCAACTCGACCAGTTGGCTGCCGATGAAATTTTCGATCTTGCCGCCGACCAGCGGGATGCGCACCTCGACGGTGGCCCGAAAGGTCAACCGCGCCCCGCCGGTTTCGGGCAGCGGCGCCAGCACTGCCGTACCAGTCAGCCCAACCGGCGCGTCGAGGATTGACCCGGTGACGGTCGCGTGCGCGCTGCCGCCGGTGACCGGGCCCCACGTCTCCTCCCGCCGGATACACAGATCGCCGCGGTGAAACTGGGTGACCAGCCCCGGCAGCCGGTCGCTGCGCAAAACCTGGGTAGTGATCACGTCGATGCTGCCGTCATCGCCCACCTGCATCGAGTCCAGGGTGGCGTCATCGGCACCGGAATCGGCCAGTCGGGCCAGCCAATAGTTCTCGTCACTGAACGCCTGATGAACCTGTTCGACGGTGCCGCCGTAATCGGCGGACATGTCGAATGAACGCGGCATAGCAGGTCAGGCTACCGTCAAGGCCCATGAAACGGGGCGGTGTCGGTTCGCGGTTCGCCGGTGCTCACGTCGCCGAGGCGGTCGCCTTGGCGCCGCTGACCACGCTGCGGATCGGCCCGGTCGCGCGTCGCGTCATCACCTGCACCAGCACCGAGCAGGTGGTCGCGGTGCTGCGGCAGTTGGACGCCGAACGTGTTGAGCCGCTGCTGGTATTGGCCGGGGGCTCCAATGTGGTCATCGCCGACCACCTGACCGACCTGACCGTCGTGCGGCTGGCCAATAACCGCATCAGCATCGACGGCAACACCCTGCTCGCTGAGGCCGGCGCGGTGTGGGACGACGTCGTCGTGGCGTCCATACAGCACGGGCTGGGCGGGCTGGAGTGCCTGTCCGGTATCCCCGGCTCGGCCGGCGCCACCCCGGTGCAGAACGTCGGCGCGTACGGCGCGGAAGTGGCCGACACCATCACCCGGGTTCAGCTGCTGGACCGGCGCAGCGGCGAGGTGCGTTGGGTGCCGGGGCGAGACTTGCGCTTCGGCTACCGCACCAGCGTGCTCAAGCATTCGGAGGCGGCGGTCGCCTTGGAGGTCGAATTCGCGCTGGACGCCGCAGGCCGCAGCGCGCCGCTGCGCTACAGCGAGTTGACCACAGTGCTGGGCGTAGCCATCGGCGACCGAGCCGACCCGACAGCGGTTCGCCAAGCGGTGCTGAACTTGCGCAGACGCAAAGGCATGGTGCTCGACGCCGCCGACCATGACACCTGGAGTGTGGGATCGTTTTTCACCAATCCCGTTGTCGCGCAAGATGTTTACCAAAGGCTGGCCAACGAAGCCGATCGGCCGGTGCCGCACTGGCCGGCGCCGGGCGGGATCAAGCTGGCCGCCGGCTGGCTGGTAGAGCAAGCCGGATTCAGCAAAGGCTACCCCGCTGAAGATGGCGCCCCCTGCCGGCTGTCGACCAAGCATGCGCTTGCTTTGACCAACCGCGGTCACGCCACCGCCGCCGACGTGGTGGCGCTCGCCCGCACCGTGCGCGACGGTGTCCGCGATGTGTTTGGCATCACACTCACGCCAGAACCGGTGCTGGTCGGCTGCGTTCTGTAGCGCGGCTGACCGGAACCGGCCCTTATCCCCGGTATCTTTGTCTGCCGTGAGCACACCCCGCGCCCTGCCGCCCATCACCCGGCGTCGGGCTTTGACGACGCTTGCGATGGGGATGTTCGCACCGAACGTGCTCGCCGCCTGCTTCGGTGGTGCCAGCAAAGAATCCGCAAAGCCCAAAGCACCGCCGGCGCCCAGTTTGACGTTTCATCCCGTCGACGCCACCCGCAATATCGTGCCCACCGCACCGGTCAGCGTCGAAGTCCGCGACGGCTGGTTTCAGCATGTGGTGCTGAAGAACTCCGCCGGCAAGGTGGTCGCAGGCGCGCTCAACCGCGACCGCACCGTCTTCACGATCACCGAGCCACTCGGCTACGACGCGACCTACACCTGGAGCGGCTCGGTGGTCGGCCACGACGGCAAGGCCGTCCCAATAGCCGGCCGCTTCAGCACGCTGACGCCAAAGAAGGTCATCGACGGCGGTTTCCAACTCGCCGACGGGCAGACCGTCGGGATCGCGGCACCGATCATCATCCAGTTCGACGCGCCGATTGCCGACAAGGCCGCGGTCGAGCGGGCCCTGACCGTCACCACCGACCCACCCGTGGAGGGCTGTTGGGCGTGGCTGCCCGACGAGGCGCAGGGATCGCGGGTGCACTGGCGCACCCGCGAGTACTACCCGCCGGGCACCAAGGTCAACGTCGACGCCAAGCTGTACGGATTGGCATTCGGCGACGGCGCGTACGGCAAGCAAGACATGAGCCTGAACTTCCAGATCGGGCGGCGCCAGATCGTCAAGGCCGAGGTCACCTCGCACCGTATCCAGGTGATCCGCGACGAAGGCGTCATCATGGACTTCCCGTGCAGCTACGGCGAAGCCGACAAGCCGCGCAACGTCACCCGCAACGGAATCCACGTCGTCAGCGAGAAATACGCCGACTTCTACATGTCCAACCCGGCCGCGGGTTACAGCAATGTCCACGAGCGCTGGGCGGTTCGGATTTCCAACAACGGCGAATTCATCCACGCCAACCCGATGAGCGCTGGAGCGCAAGGCAATACGAACGTCACCAACGGCTGCATCAACCTGTCGACGTCGGACGCCGAGCAGTACTACAGCAGCGCGATCTACGGCGACCCGGTCGAGGTGACTGGCAGCTCCATCCAGCTGTCGTACTCCGACGGCGACATCTGGGACTGGGCCGTGGATTGGGACACGTGGACGAGCATGTCGGCGCTGCCCGCGCCGACGGGAACCAATCGATCGCCCGCGGCGATGCCGCGAACCGCTCCCGCGACGCCGAGCACCGCCCCCACGCTGTCAGGTACGCCCACCACGACGCGGCCTAGCGTGCGACCCGGCGGGTAGCGCTGGCCTGATCGCGGGGCCGGATCACCACCTGATCGATGTTGACGTGCGGCGGCCGGGACGCCACGAAGCCGATCACCTCGGCGATGTCTTCGGCGACCAGCGGTGTCATGCCGGCGTAGACGGCATCAGCGCGCTGCTGGTCGCCGGCAAAGCGCACCAATGAGAACTCCGTTTCCACCGCGCCGGGCGCAATCTCGGTGAGCCGCACCGGTTTTCCGAGCAGCTCGCCGCGCAGCGTGCGGTGCAGTGCGCTTTGTGCGTGCTTGGCCGATGTGTAGCCCGAACCGCCGTCGTAGACCTCGAAAGCGGCAACAGAAGTGACGGTGACGATCAGCCCGTCGCCGGAGTCGATCAGCTTGGGCAGCAGCGCCCGGGTCATCCGCAGCGTGCCAAGCACGTTGGTCTCCCACATCCAGCGCCACTGCTCGAGGTCGGCGTCGGCGACGGGCTCCAATCCTTTGGCGCCGCCGGCGTTGTTGACCAGCACGTCGACCCGGCTCAGCCCCCGCGCCAGTTTGTCCACCGCTGTGTCGTCGGTCACATCGGCGATCACGGCGGTGCCTGCGATCTCGTCGGCCAGCGCGGCGACCCGCTCCGCGCGACGCGCCACCGCTACTACGTGAAACCCTTGTGCTGCAAGGGTTCTCGCGGTTGCTGCACCGATTCCGGAGCTGGCGCCGGTGACCACCGCAACCCGCTTGTCCGCCTCTGGTGTCGTCATCTGACCAACTCTAGATAACCGTGCTAAATTTCCCCGTGTGTACCTGAGTGCCGTGCTGGGGCTGTGTCTCTACGCAGACTGTGCGTGTTGTTGCCGCGCAGTCTGCGCCTCCTGAGCGACCACAACCCAACGCTGGTGTGGCCAGGCCCGCCACCGGAACTCGACAAGGACACCCCGTGCGCTCGACCTCACTCAGCACCCATTCGCACACCCGTAAGCCCGCGCTGCGTTCCCGGCACAACGTCATCGCGCCGTCGCTGCACCTGTCCGACGCCGCCGCGGCATCGGTTTTCCGGGCGGTGCGGCTGCGCGGCCCGATCGGTCGCGACGTCATCGCCACTGTCACCGCGCTGAGCATCGCGACGGTCAACCGCCAAGTCATCGCGCTGCTCGACGCCGGCCTCCTCCGTGAACGCGCCGACTTGGCCGTCGCCGGCGCCATCGGGCGCCCCCGCGTGCCCGTGGAGGTCAACCACGAGCCGTTTTTGACCCTGGGCATCCACATCGGGGCGCGCAC encodes:
- a CDS encoding SDR family NAD(P)-dependent oxidoreductase produces the protein MTTPEADKRVAVVTGASSGIGAATARTLAAQGFHVVAVARRAERVAALADEIAGTAVIADVTDDTAVDKLARGLSRVDVLVNNAGGAKGLEPVADADLEQWRWMWETNVLGTLRMTRALLPKLIDSGDGLIVTVTSVAAFEVYDGGSGYTSAKHAQSALHRTLRGELLGKPVRLTEIAPGAVETEFSLVRFAGDQQRADAVYAGMTPLVAEDIAEVIGFVASRPPHVNIDQVVIRPRDQASATRRVAR